The segment TTTGCATATGTTAGTCAAATCAAAAGTAATTTCTTAGCTGAAATATTAGTGATATTAGgaaacatcattttatttaaactaaaatttttgataaatctcAGAACCAGCAAACAAGAATTTCATTATATATCTCCTAGTTCTGTTTACTAATAGGGAACTGAAGTTCTTGACCTTGCAGTTTAGAGGTGCATATACATGTTATGTGCATCATATGTGAGAAATTGTCCTGTAATTATGCTGTGCACCCACATATCTACCTTTTTCCATGATAGGTATGAAGGGTTGGACAGATTTATAAGGCTGAGGCTTCAACTACCACCAAAGTCAATGCGGTTTGTTTTCACCAAAGTCACAATAGATGGCATCATCTTTGGCCCCTttgatttgtttgtattttttagtTACATGGGATTTTCAGCTGGGAAAAATTTTACTCAAGTGAAGGAAGATTTGAAGAGGGATTTCATCCCAGCCTTGATTTTGGAGGGTGGTCTATGGCCGATTGTTCAGGTTGCAAATTTCCGATATATTCCCGTAAGATACCAACTCCTCTATGTCAACATATTCTGCTTGTTTGACAGTACTTTTTTGTCATGGGTCGAGCAACAAAAGAATGCCCCTTGGAAGCAGTGGTTcactttatttcattttttggaGGAAAAAGGTGATGAAGGCGACTTGTAATACCTTCTCAGTGTATATTACCTACACCccattgttgttttttttttttttttttggctaattGGAATGGCAGTCCCAGAGTTTCACAACAGAGTATTATTGTAATCTTCGAAGAATAACCCCGAAATGCCAACTGCAGTTTTGGAAGTTGGATTTCTCAAGTGTTTTAATTGCTTTTGAGCTTTCAGTGTAAAGTCAATCAATTGCATCAACAACCAAAGCCCTAACTTCTGCATAACAGCTTTTTAGAACATTTACATGTATTTCGATCATTAATTAGTGGATACCAAAATGTTGCAAACTTTATGAAACAAACATACAGGTCTACTGCGTTTAAGCAAGTTCTTGCAAATACCAAAAAACGAAGATacaatatataaaccaaaacaATCAACAGTATATAGGTCGATTAGGATCCTACTCTAGCATGACTAATTCATATCTGAAAATCATGTGAGCCTGCTGGGCACAAATTTTAGTGAACTCAAATAATTGAAACTACTTAGATTATCCCCAACATGAAAACTGAAGTATGTTGAAACTACAGGGCTTAGATAAACGAAGTATGGCCTCCTCCAAGTGGTacttttggattaaaaacaGCAGACACCATCAAGCAAGGGCAATGATTGAAGTTAATGCTCTGCAagataccaaaaaaaaaaggaccaGGGTTCTGAAACAACTAACTTCCACATGAAAAAATTTCCTGgcaatagataaaaattaaatagagaTAAATCTTTCCAATGAACAATGAAGTCCAAGAAGATTCTTGGGTTTGGTAAAATATTTTCTCAGTTGGAAAGGAAAACATACGTGGTAGAAATGATAAAGATTGCAAGGATTTTTGTGGGACTTGAAATTTAAGTCAATATGAAATGATGATAGAACAACTTACTGGGATGCTTAGTAACTGTCCACGACTATTGACTAAGACAGGAAGGCTTCTTCTTGCAGCAACTGGGATAGATTTCAATGATAGGAGAGCTCTTTGTGCCGATAACCTCACATAATCCGAACACAGCTTTATCTTCTCCAAGATTGGTTCCGTTTTACTATCCAAGAGATCTCCTTCCTGTTGAAGATTCTCCAAACTTGCACACTTTGACAAGTTGGAAAGATACAACCAGTCAGATTCAATCATGTGACGGACCTCAGCCACCATTTCATGGCCAACTACACAAGAACTGCAATGGTACTTCTGACTTTCCCTTTTAAAATCCCAGTCACAAGTAGATTCCTCAGGAAATGCACGGTCAGCAGTTTCCTTGCTCAGTTTCCATGTGACTACGAACCTGCTCATGAAATAACAGGCAAGCCCAGGCTGAAGTGGTTTACTTGTAGATGTATTGATGTATTTAACTTCAAGAGTTGACTGGCAGTCAGATGTCATGTCAGTATTAAGCTTAAAATGGTTAACTTCGTCTCTTTTCAGTAAAAGAATGCTCCTGTAGGTAGACTCACTGAGGATTTTAAGTCTCTTGGCTTCACTTAGAACAGAATCTGAAGTTGTGCCCAACAGAAGTGCTTCTGATGCATCTGGAACCAAATAATCTGAATATGATTTGGCACCAGGAATAATCGGTTCTGAATTTGAAATAGAATGCCTCCGTTCTCCAGTAGACTTTGTCTCAAACACTTCCATTTTCAATGGCAGAGGACAATCAACAGAACAGCAAATCAGGACTTTGGTGCCTTTGGACGCAGGAGCTGGACAAAGGTAACAACCAGCTGCAGTAAGGGAGGCCTACAGAATTGtcaaaacacaatcaagaatcaGAAAAAATTGGCTCACATTTAACAATAACTATGGAGAGAAGCCATTGCCTACAATAAAATTACCAcggaaagaaaaaatagaaaaaaatttttacacATTTAATGATTGTGTACCTCTTTTTTAGGAGAGCTcactttaaaagaaaaggaaaaataaatatctagaATGTTACTACTATTGTAATCACATAACCAAATGAAGGCATGAAAACAAAATTGCAGACTATAGAATATGTAAAATTTCCAACATGACATCTTTTAGTATAGCAAACACCATGGATAACTTCcaatagaaaattcaaaccaTCACATGCAACCAACACCAGTGTGTCATGGTCAACAGAGAAAAGAACTTGCAATTATGAACAAGAAGAGAACAATAGATGAGCACAAGCAATGCAAGCTGAACAGTGAAGTAAATGAACCTTGCATGGGAAAGTACGAAAGTAGTCCAGCAGCAATCTTGACGTACTGCCTCTAACTGGTCTTTGTCTTTGAGATATAAActggaaaatttaaaatagaacaATGTCAACAAAAGATCAGAATATTATTTGATCAAACgcattttaaaatgattaacaatGATAGGTATTACCTGCAAGACCAATGCAAGAAACTTTGAAAGGCATATGCCCTCAATTTTTGATGGGTTGAGAACCACTAGATTGATAACAGCATAACCCTCCTGCCAGAATTAGATACAACCCCATAAAAAGgagaatagaaaaataaataaaatgagaaagagaaaaggaagaaacgCTTATATTAGACATATAGGCATCACATATAGCAATAAAAGATGACAATGAAAGAATGCTTACATCCATGATGGTCACGGTTTGATTTATCAAATTAGAACATATGTGCTCAACATATAAACGTGTTTTTCGACAGGCAGAAATAACTGCTTGTAGTTCAGAATTAAAATTACCTGAAACACAGGGGCTAGTTAGTTAACATGTGAAAGCCTCTGTGCATATAAGATTAGGATAAATAACACATGTACTACAATGAATCTAGGAAATAATGATTtcacagaaaaat is part of the Mangifera indica cultivar Alphonso chromosome 13, CATAS_Mindica_2.1, whole genome shotgun sequence genome and harbors:
- the LOC123194795 gene encoding uncharacterized protein LOC123194795 isoform X3; translated protein: MQAESFILRLSRNSGVLGLAGMAFTSQIFPSYSHFYDKDIKNRSVLLVRPLLEFSKEDMYKICQGGKQDWVEDPTNRNPLFARNRIRISLGNLSSCNFNSELQAVISACRKTRLYVEHICSNLINQTVTIMDEGYAVINLVVLNPSKIEGICLSKFLALVLQFISQRQRPVRGSTSRLLLDYFRTFPCKASLTAAGCYLCPAPASKGTKVLICCSVDCPLPLKMEVFETKSTGERRHSISNSEPIIPGAKSYSDYLVPDASEALLLGTTSDSVLSEAKRLKILSESTYRSILLLKRDEVNHFKLNTDMTSDCQSTLEVKYINTSTSKPLQPGLACYFMSRFVVTWKLSKETADRAFPEESTCDWDFKRESQKYHCSSCVVGHEMVAEVRHMIESDWLYLSNLSKCASLENLQQEGDLLDSKTEPILEKIKLCSDYVRLSAQRALLSLKSIPVAARRSLPVLVNSRGQLLSIPSINFNHCPCLMVSAVFNPKVPLGGGHTSFI
- the LOC123194795 gene encoding uncharacterized protein LOC123194795 isoform X1, with protein sequence MAGGLILSAQTRTACVASLSFSSARCKVPIMYPRYVPSTSTRFFCKCSQAIHVDMDMYKEAFSRRMAMAGLKPHHPIALGVSGGPDSIALCVLTAAWKTEGSNGAGKSGEFIDGLLAIIVDHGLREESKEEANIVSRRVSDMGIRCEVVRCDWLDGRPKQGHLQEAARDRRYQLFQIVCIQHQIGVLLVAHHADDQAESFILRLSRNSGVLGLAGMAFTSQIFPSYSHFYDKDIKNRSVLLVRPLLEFSKEDMYKICQGGKQDWVEDPTNRNPLFARNRIRISLGNLSSCNFNSELQAVISACRKTRLYVEHICSNLINQTVTIMDEGYAVINLVVLNPSKIEGICLSKFLALVLQFISQRQRPVRGSTSRLLLDYFRTFPCKASLTAAGCYLCPAPASKGTKVLICCSVDCPLPLKMEVFETKSTGERRHSISNSEPIIPGAKSYSDYLVPDASEALLLGTTSDSVLSEAKRLKILSESTYRSILLLKRDEVNHFKLNTDMTSDCQSTLEVKYINTSTSKPLQPGLACYFMSRFVVTWKLSKETADRAFPEESTCDWDFKRESQKYHCSSCVVGHEMVAEVRHMIESDWLYLSNLSKCASLENLQQEGDLLDSKTEPILEKIKLCSDYVRLSAQRALLSLKSIPVAARRSLPVLVNSRGQLLSIPSINFNHCPCLMVSAVFNPKVPLGGGHTSFI
- the LOC123194795 gene encoding uncharacterized protein LOC123194795 isoform X2 yields the protein MAGGLILSAQTRTACVASLSFSSARCKVPIMYPRYVPSTSTRFFCKCSQAIHVDMDMYKEAFSRRMAMAGLKPHHPIALGVSGGPDSIALCVLTAAWKTEGSNGAGKSGEFIDGLLAIIVDHGLREESKEEANIVSRRVSDMGIRCEVVRCDWLDGRPKQGHLQEAARDRRYQLFQIVCIQHQIGVLLVAHHADDQAESFILRLSRNSGVLGLAGMAFTSQIFPSYSHFYDKDIKNRSVLLVRPLLEFSKEDMYKICQGGKQDWVEDPTNRNPLFARNRIRISLGNLSSCNFNSELQAVISACRKTRLYVEHICSNLINQTVTIMDEGYAVINLVVLNPSKIEGICLSKFLALVLQFISQRQRPVRGSTSRLLLDYFRTFPCKASLTAAGCYLCPAPASKGTKVLICCSVDCPLPLKMEVFETKSTGERRHSISNSEPIIPGAKSYSDYLVPDASEALLLGTTSDSVLSEAKRLKILSESTYRSILLLKRDEVNHFKLNTDMTSDCQSTLEVKYINTSTSKPLQPGLACYFMSRFVVTWKLSKETADRAFPEESTCDWDFKRESQKYHCSSCVVGHEMVAEVRHMIESDWLYLSNLSKCASLENLQQEGDLLDSKTEPILEKIKLCSDYVRLSAQRALLSLKSIPVAARRSLPVLVNSRGQLLSIPEIFSCGS
- the LOC123194796 gene encoding PXMP2/4 family protein 2-like — encoded protein: MWKLWKWYQNCLSVNPVKTQVISSGFLWGIGDIAAQYITHATAKNRLQISDADEKFKINWKRVATTSMFGFGYVGPIGHFWYEGLDRFIRLRLQLPPKSMRFVFTKVTIDGIIFGPFDLFVFFSYMGFSAGKNFTQVKEDLKRDFIPALILEGGLWPIVQVANFRYIPVRYQLLYVNIFCLFDSTFLSWVEQQKNAPWKQWFTLFHFLEEKGDEGDL